The DNA window AGTTGAACGAGCCCCAGCCGTGGATGGGGGCATGACTGGGGCTCCGCACCATCGGGGGGATGGCGTGACTCACGGTACCTGAGGGATCCCTCATGTCCTCCCCGGCGCACGGGCGGCCCACCCCGGAACGCGAGAAGGGGCACTTCCGTGTGGAAGTGCCCCTTCTCGGTGGTGCGCGATACTGGGATTGAACCAGTGACCTCTTCCGTGTCAGGGAAGCGCTCTCCCGCTGAGCTAATCGCGCGGGTCTTTCGGGTCGAAAACCCCGAGTTTCCCCGGGGTCTTCGGACCGACCTGACGGCCGATCATGGAGCGGATGACGGGATTCGAACCCGCGACCCTCACCTTGGCAAGGTGATGCGCTACCAGCTGCGCTACATCCGCGTGTGACACTCAAGATCTCAGCAGCATACTGCGTCGAACTTGGTGCGCGATACTGGGATTGAACCAGTGACCTCTTCCGTGTCAGGGAAGCGCTCTCCCGCTGAGCTAATCGCGCGAGGTGGAGACGGGAATCGAACCCGTGTGCACGGCTTTGCAGGCCGTTGCCTCACCACTCGGCCACTCCACCATAAAAGGTCGAGTCCAACCTCTCGAGCGGATGACGGGATTCGAACCCGCGACCCTCACCTTGGCAAGGTGATGCGCTACCAGCTGCGCTACATCCGCATTTGCTCCGGCGGGGCGTTTCCGCTTCCCCGGTGCGGTGAGAACATTAGCGGACCATTTGAGAAAGGCACAAATCTCCTGGTCAGAACATGAATAGCGGGCATCGAGACTTGTATGCGACCTCCGTCGACCCCGCCGCGGCGGGTCTGTGTGGGATCTCGTTCCCGCCGTGGGTTCCGCCTGGGGGTTCCGCGACCCACGCGCGCGTGCGGCCACGCGCCTGTGCGCGCGAGAGGGCTCGTCCACGCGGGCCGACCGCCGCCGAGTCGGGCCGGTGCCGCGGTCGGCCGGCACCGTCTTCCGGAGCCGAAAAGCCACCGACCAGGGGATTCGTGTTCGGCGCAGGTGCGTGTTAGTGTTTCGTCTCGTTCGACCGCGACAGTTCGTCGCGGTTCGGTCCCGTGGCTCAGTGGAAGAGCGTCCCGTTCACACCGGGGAGGTCGCTGGTTCGATCCCAGCCGGGACCACGCACGATATTCGAGAAGCCGCCCCTCCAGCAGGAGGGGCGGCTTTCTTCGTATCTCCGGCCGGGAGGACCGTCGTGCCGGGCAGCGGTCAGGGCCCCTCGATCGGCGCGGATACGACGAGGATGTCGGACGGGACGGCGTCGACGACCCATCCGCCGAGGGGGTCGCCCGGGAACTGGGTCGCCACGACGTCGGCGACCACATCACGCAACGGAACCGTGGGCGACGGTTGCGGGGCCGGGCCGAACGCACGCAGCACGTCGGTCGTCTGGTCGGCGGCGGTGCCGTTGGTTGCCGCCGCCACCGAGTAGCCGTTCCCGATGGTGGCCGAGTTCACCACCGGCGGACCGTAGTCGGACCATCCCCATTTCGTGCCTTCCGCGCCGGGGAGGCGGGCGGTTCCCCAGTTCTGGTACGTCCCGTCCGCAGCCGCCGGGGCGGCGTCGCGCATCCACCCGAGGATCGGCGACCGCGGGTCCTGGGCCTTCTTGACCTCGAGGAACCGGACGGTGTCGGCGGTGGAGGTGTAGGAATTGCCCCAGAACGCCGCGCCCGAAGTCGCGGTCAACCCGTACTGCGCGGCCGGTCCGTCGATGGAATTCGGATACTTCGCATAGAGCCGGGACGCCGCGCCGTCGTCGGAGAAGCGGATCATCCGCTCGGCGAGCTCGCGGTCGGTGGTGGAACCGTCGCCGTGCTGGAGGGCGAAATCGGCGATGTACAGCTTGACGGTGGACAGCCCGGGTCGCGCCGCGAACTGATTCGCCGTCCCGACGCTCCACCCCGTGTTCGAGTCGGTGAACGTGAGCGCGGTGCGGTCCGGGACGGATCCCAGGTCGCCGGGGACGATGGGAGCGGCCGGCGCCTGGCCTGCCGTGCCGGGGAACACTGCAATGGCCGCAGCGGCCCCGAGTCCCAGTGGAGTGATGCGGTATTTCACGAGGGTCCGCCCTTCGTCGTCGAATATCCGGACATGCGCGCATCGGGATGTTCGACCGGCTGTCGCGCCGCCCGAAAACCCTTGTGTACCTACAGACATTCGTCGACGAACCGCTCTCGCTGTTCCAAGTCCAATCGTAGGACGGGGGCGGCGGATCCGCTGCGCTCCGAGGGAGCGGCCACGCCCGCCGCCGGCAGCCTGCGGGCCGCGCTGCCGGGTTTTGCCACGAGCCGGCTCCGGGGTCCTCGGTAGTCTGGGACGGTCGGAGGGTCGTCCCCGCCGACGGGGCCTCGAGCGCGACGGTAGGTGTGGACGATGGGTGATCCGGTGACCGGGGAGAAGGCCGCCGAACGCGACCACGGGTCGGCGGGCCCGGAAGAGTCCGGTTTCCGTCCGGGTCAGGCGCTCGAGGAGATCGAGAACAAGTGGCGACGCCGTCGCCGGCGAATCGCCGCGAACACGTCGCTCAACCTCGCCTATCGCATCGGCGTGGGGGTCGTCGGCACGCTCGTCCTGGCCGCGGGCATCGTGGCGATTCCGTATCCCGGTCCGGGGTGGCTGATCGTGTTCGCCGGACTGGGCATCCTCGCCTCCGAGTTCGCGTGGGCGCACCGGCTGCTGCACTGGGTGCGCGCCCGTTACGACCGTTTCATGGAGTGGTTCTCCCACCAGTCCGCCGTCGTCAAGGCGCTCGGGGTGCTGTTCACGACGATCGTCGTCGTCGCGACACTGTGGGTGCTCGGCACCTTCCATCTGCTCGGAACGTGGGTGGGACTCGAGCAGCCGTGGTTGGAGAGCCCGCTGTAACGCGCGGTCGGCGCGACGGTGGTACGGCTCCACTGATCACGATGCGGTGCCGATAACATGGGATCGCCCCTCATCCCGGGGCACACCTCATACCTAGGAGCGCATCGCCGTGACCACGCCCGCATCCGTTACCCCAGCCGCACGCGTCCGAGTGCCCGCCGGGACCACTGCGGGCACGGCGGTTCGCGAGGCGGGCCTGCCCGGCAAGGGCCCCGACGCGGTCGTCGTGGTCCGCGACGCCGAGGGCAACCTCAAGGACCTGTCGTGGGCGCCGGACGTGGACGTCGAGGTCGAGGCCGTCGCCGCGGACACCGAGGACGGGCGCAGCGTCATCCGACACTCGGCCGCGCACGTGCTCGCGCAGGCCGTCCAGCAGGAGTTCCCCGAGGCCAAGCTCGGTATCGGCCCGCCGATCAAGGACGGCTTCTACTACGACTTCCAGGTGGAGCGCCCGTTCACGCCCGAGGATCTCGCCAAGCTCGAGAAGCGCATGAAGAAGATCGTCAAGGACGCGCAGCGCTTCTCCCGGCGGGTGGTCGAGGATCTCGAGGACGCCCGCACCGAACTGGCGAGCGAGCCGTTCAAGCTCGAGCTGATCAGCGACAAAGCAGACGAGTCGCTATCTGACGACCCCGAGGTCATGGAGGTCGGTGGCGGCGAGCTGACGATCTACGACAACCTCAACCCGCGCACCGGTGAGGTGATCTGGAAGGACCTGTGCCGCGGTCCGCACATCCCGACCACCAAGTACATCCCGGCCTTCAAGATCACCCGCAGCTCGGCGGCCTACTGGCGCGGCGACCAGAGCCGCGAGGACCTCCAGCGCATCTACGGCACCGCGTGGGAGTCGACGGAGGCGCTCGACAAGCACCTCGAGCTGCTGGCCGAGGCGGAGCGCCGCGACCACCGCAAGCTCGGTGCCGAACTCGATCTGTTCTCGTTCCCGGACGAGCTGGGCTCGGGCCTGCCGGTGTTCCATCCCAAGGGCGGCATCATCCGCCAGGAGATGGAGAACTACTCCCGCAAGCGGCACGTCGAGGAGGGTTACGAGTTCGTCTACTCGCCGCACATCACCAAGGGACATCTGTACGAGGTCTCCGGTCACCTCGACTGGTACAAGGACGGCATGTTCCCGGCGATGCACATCGACGAGGAACTCAATGAGGACGGCACCGTCCGCAAGCCCGGTCAGGACTACTACCTCAAGCCGATGAACTGCCCGATGCACAACCTCGTGTTCGGGTCGCGGGGTCGCTCCTACCGGGAGTTGCCGCTGCGCCTGTTCGAGTTCGGCTCGGTGTACCGCTACGAGAAGTCCGGCGTCGTACACGGACTGACCCGGGTCCGCGGCATGACGCAGGACGACGCGCACATCTACTGCACCAAGGAGCAGATGCGCGACGAGCTGACCACCACGCTGCAGTTCGTGCTGGGACTGCTGAAGGACTACGGCCTCGACGACTTCTACCTCGAGCTGTCGACCAAGAACCCGGAGAAGTTCGTCGGCGACGACGCGCTGTGGGAAGAGGCCACCGAGACGCTGCGCGAGGTCGGTGAGGCGTCGGGCCTGAACCTGGTGCCGGATCCGGGTGGAGCCGCGTTCTACGGCCCGAAGATCTCGGTCCAGGTGCAGGACGCGCTGGGCCGCAGCTGGCAGATGTCGACGATCCAGCTCGACTTCAACCTGCCCGAGCGTTTCGACCTCGAGTACACCGGTAGCGACGGCACCAAGCAGCGTCCGGTGATGATCCACCGCGCGCTGTTCGGTTCGATCGAGCGGTTCTTCGGTGTCCTCACCGAGCACTACGCGGGCGCGTTCCCGGCGTGGCTGGCCCCCGTTCAGGTGGTCGCCATTCCGGTGGCCGAGGCGTTCGAGGATCACCTGTTCGACGTCGTCAGGCAGCTCAAGGCTGCCGGCGTGCGGGCCGAGGTGGACGTCAGCGACGACCGCATGCAGAAGAAGATCCGCAATCACACCACGCAGAAGGTGCCGTTCATGCTGCTCGCGGGTGAGCGGGACGTCGAGGCCGGAGCGGTGAGCTTCCGCTTCCGCGACGGCACGCAGGTCAACGGCGTGCCCGTCCAGAAGGCGGTCCAGATGATCGGCGAGTGGATCGGGCGTCGTGAGAATGCCTCGCCCACAGCCGAACTCGTCGGTGGTGCCCAGTGAGCGACCAGCCCGAGGAGAACACCGAGAACGGCGTGCTCGTCGACGTCGGCGCGGGCGACGCGGACCACCTGCAGCGACTGTGGTCACCGCATCGCATGTCGTACATCGCCGAGGCGCCCAAGACGTCGAGCTCGAGCGAGGGCCCGTTCAGCGAGATCCCCAAGCTCAGCGACGAGGACGGACTGATCGTGGCGCGCGGCGAATCCGTGTACGCCGTGCTCAACCTCTACCCCTACAACCCGGGGCACATGATGGTGGTGCCGTACCGGCGGGTCGCCGCGCTCGAGGACCTCACGGCCGAGGAGAGCGCCGAGCTGATGGCGTTCACGCAGCGAGCGATCCGCGTCATCAAGCGGGTCTCGCGGCCGGACGGTTTCAACGTGGGCCTCAACCTGGGTGGCGCCGCCGGCGGGTCGCTCGCCGAGCACCTGCACCAGCACATCGTGCCGCGGTGGGGCGGTGACGCGAACTTCATCACCATCCTCGGTGGCGCCAAGGTGATGCCGCAGCTGCTCCGCGAGACGCGGGCCTTGCTCGCGGGGGCCTGGAACGAGTGATTCACCGAGGTCCGGGGCACGGCATGGCAGGATCGGGGTCCGGGTTCGCGAAGATCCGGACGGGTGACCGTAGGTGGGAGGGGGGAGTGGAATGCTGAGCTTCTTCGGGCGCGCATCGGTGTCCAAGGTGACGGCACCGATGGGTCGGGCCCTGGTGAAGACCGGGCTGACCCCCGACGCCGTCACGGTGTTCGGGACCGTCGCGAGCATCGCGGGGGCGCTGACACTCTTCCCGTCCGGTCACTTGTTCTGGGGAACCATCCTCATCTGGTTCTTCGTGATGTTCGACATGCTCGACGGTGCGATGGCCCGCGCCCGGGGCGGCGGCACGCGGTACGGGGCGGTGCTCGACGCGACGTGCGACCGGATCGCGGACGGTGCGATCTTCGCGGGCCTGGCGTGGTGGGCGGTGTACCACGAGAACAGCAAGAGCTTGCTGATCGCGACGCTGATCTGCCTCGTGAGCTCGCAGGTGATCTCGTACGCCAAGGCGCGCGCGGAGGCCAGCGGGCTGTCCGCCGACGGTGGTCTCATCGAGCGCCCCGACCGGTTGATCATCGTGCTCGTCGGTGCCGGATTCACCGGAATCGCAGGGCATTTCGACATCGCCTGGCTGCACTGGGCGGTGTACGTGGCGATGTGGATCCTCGCCGTCGCGAGCATCGTCACGGTGTTCCAGCGGGTACTGGCCGTCCGGAACTCGGCGGGCGCGCGGGACCTGTTGCCGATCGCGCCGCCACGGGCCGACGCGAACCACGGTGCGGAGGAATCGTCGTGACGTTCTCGGAGCGGGCGACCGACCTCGGCTACGCGGCCGGCTGGCGCGTCGTGCGGGCGCTGCCCGAGCGGATGGCCACCGCGCTGTTCGACGCGGGCGCGGACTTCGCGGCGCGCCGCGGAGGCGGCCCACAGCAGTTGCGTCGCAACCTCGCCCGCGTGCTGGGCGTACCACCCGAGCAGGTCCCCGACGAGTTGCTGCGGGACTCGCTGCGCTCCTACGCC is part of the Rhodococcus sp. SGAir0479 genome and encodes:
- a CDS encoding TIGR02611 family protein produces the protein MGDPVTGEKAAERDHGSAGPEESGFRPGQALEEIENKWRRRRRRIAANTSLNLAYRIGVGVVGTLVLAAGIVAIPYPGPGWLIVFAGLGILASEFAWAHRLLHWVRARYDRFMEWFSHQSAVVKALGVLFTTIVVVATLWVLGTFHLLGTWVGLEQPWLESPL
- the thrS gene encoding threonine--tRNA ligase, with translation MTTPASVTPAARVRVPAGTTAGTAVREAGLPGKGPDAVVVVRDAEGNLKDLSWAPDVDVEVEAVAADTEDGRSVIRHSAAHVLAQAVQQEFPEAKLGIGPPIKDGFYYDFQVERPFTPEDLAKLEKRMKKIVKDAQRFSRRVVEDLEDARTELASEPFKLELISDKADESLSDDPEVMEVGGGELTIYDNLNPRTGEVIWKDLCRGPHIPTTKYIPAFKITRSSAAYWRGDQSREDLQRIYGTAWESTEALDKHLELLAEAERRDHRKLGAELDLFSFPDELGSGLPVFHPKGGIIRQEMENYSRKRHVEEGYEFVYSPHITKGHLYEVSGHLDWYKDGMFPAMHIDEELNEDGTVRKPGQDYYLKPMNCPMHNLVFGSRGRSYRELPLRLFEFGSVYRYEKSGVVHGLTRVRGMTQDDAHIYCTKEQMRDELTTTLQFVLGLLKDYGLDDFYLELSTKNPEKFVGDDALWEEATETLREVGEASGLNLVPDPGGAAFYGPKISVQVQDALGRSWQMSTIQLDFNLPERFDLEYTGSDGTKQRPVMIHRALFGSIERFFGVLTEHYAGAFPAWLAPVQVVAIPVAEAFEDHLFDVVRQLKAAGVRAEVDVSDDRMQKKIRNHTTQKVPFMLLAGERDVEAGAVSFRFRDGTQVNGVPVQKAVQMIGEWIGRRENASPTAELVGGAQ
- a CDS encoding HIT family protein, yielding MSDQPEENTENGVLVDVGAGDADHLQRLWSPHRMSYIAEAPKTSSSSEGPFSEIPKLSDEDGLIVARGESVYAVLNLYPYNPGHMMVVPYRRVAALEDLTAEESAELMAFTQRAIRVIKRVSRPDGFNVGLNLGGAAGGSLAEHLHQHIVPRWGGDANFITILGGAKVMPQLLRETRALLAGAWNE
- the pgsA gene encoding phosphatidylinositol phosphate synthase, yielding MLSFFGRASVSKVTAPMGRALVKTGLTPDAVTVFGTVASIAGALTLFPSGHLFWGTILIWFFVMFDMLDGAMARARGGGTRYGAVLDATCDRIADGAIFAGLAWWAVYHENSKSLLIATLICLVSSQVISYAKARAEASGLSADGGLIERPDRLIIVLVGAGFTGIAGHFDIAWLHWAVYVAMWILAVASIVTVFQRVLAVRNSAGARDLLPIAPPRADANHGAEESS